A region of Marnyiella aurantia DNA encodes the following proteins:
- the rluF gene encoding 23S rRNA pseudouridine(2604) synthase RluF, giving the protein MEKTRINKYLSEVGFCSRREADRMLEQGRITVNGTVPEMGTKVSDQDEILVDGVSIRKTEEDHVYIALNKPVGIVCTTDTKREKDNIIDFLNHPKRIFPIGRLDKPSEGLILLTSDGDIVNKILRARNNHGKEYIVRVDKPITPQFLHKMRNGIPILGTVTNKCEVEQIDTLSFRIVLTQGLNRQIRRMCEYLGYEVKKLKRIRIMNIKLDLPVGKWRDLTEAELSELNSLLSDSPKTID; this is encoded by the coding sequence ATGGAAAAGACCCGCATCAACAAATATCTTTCGGAAGTTGGCTTCTGCTCGCGTCGGGAGGCCGACCGCATGCTTGAGCAGGGCCGAATCACTGTAAATGGCACTGTTCCGGAAATGGGAACAAAAGTCTCGGACCAGGACGAAATTCTTGTTGACGGAGTTTCCATCCGCAAAACTGAAGAAGATCATGTTTATATTGCTTTAAACAAACCTGTAGGAATTGTTTGTACTACCGATACAAAAAGGGAGAAAGACAATATCATTGACTTTCTGAACCATCCGAAAAGGATTTTCCCAATCGGTCGTCTGGACAAACCCAGTGAAGGTCTTATTCTGCTTACTTCCGACGGTGACATCGTAAATAAAATCCTGCGTGCACGTAATAACCACGGAAAAGAATATATAGTAAGGGTGGACAAGCCTATAACTCCGCAGTTCCTGCACAAAATGCGCAACGGGATTCCCATCCTGGGCACAGTCACAAACAAATGTGAAGTGGAGCAGATTGATACGCTCTCTTTCCGCATAGTCCTTACACAGGGGCTCAACAGGCAGATACGCCGTATGTGCGAGTATTTGGGATATGAAGTAAAGAAACTGAAAAGGATTCGTATCATGAACATCAAACTGGACCTGCCGGTAGGAAAATGGAGGGACCTCACAGAAGCGGAGCTGTCCGAACTTAACTCTCTTCTTAGTGATTCGCCAAAAACTATAGACTAA
- the truB gene encoding tRNA pseudouridine(55) synthase TruB has protein sequence MNTEDLLAGQVILLDKPLDWTSFQAVNKLKYKLKNEFKLPKKFKIGHAGTLDPRATGLLIVCTGKFTKNIQEIQDAPKEYLTEIKIGVQTESYDTEKPEILPQDFSHISEEIINETLGKFVGEIEQKPPVFSAIKIEGQRAYDLARKGQEVEMKARKTTIHYLNGIEIDLPFVRFTVGCSKGTYIRSLAHDIGQELGVGAYLTNLRRTKIGDYSVKDASEKMLENDFRFSENT, from the coding sequence ATGAACACAGAAGATTTACTTGCCGGACAGGTTATTTTACTCGACAAACCGCTGGACTGGACGAGTTTTCAGGCGGTGAATAAACTCAAGTACAAACTTAAGAACGAATTCAAACTCCCGAAGAAGTTCAAGATCGGTCATGCCGGCACTTTGGATCCGCGCGCCACAGGTCTGCTGATTGTATGCACAGGAAAATTCACCAAGAACATCCAGGAAATTCAGGATGCACCTAAAGAATATCTCACCGAGATCAAAATTGGCGTTCAAACCGAATCTTACGACACCGAAAAGCCGGAAATACTGCCTCAGGACTTTTCACATATCTCAGAAGAAATTATCAACGAAACTTTAGGTAAATTTGTAGGCGAGATTGAGCAGAAACCACCCGTTTTTTCGGCCATAAAGATTGAGGGTCAGCGCGCCTACGATCTTGCAAGGAAGGGGCAGGAAGTGGAAATGAAAGCAAGGAAAACGACCATTCATTATCTGAACGGAATTGAGATAGACCTGCCGTTTGTCCGCTTCACAGTTGGATGCTCAAAAGGAACCTACATCCGCAGCCTGGCGCACGATATCGGTCAGGAACTTGGAGTGGGGGCGTACCTTACCAACCTCCGCCGCACGAAGATCGGGGATTATTCGGTTAAGGACGCCTCTGAAAAAATGCTGGAGAACGACTTCCGCTTTTCTGAAAATACATAA
- a CDS encoding undecaprenyl-diphosphate phosphatase: MDLIRAIVIAIVEGLTEYLPVSSTAHMIFTSSLFGIQEDEFVKMFQVSIQFGAILAVVFLYWKKFLDFSNIKFYLKLAVAVIPALVLGYLFDDMIESVLGDPVPIAVVLILGGIVLLFVDKFFTTHTVHDEKEITYKKAFTIGLWQCLAMMPGVSRSAASIIGGMQQKLTRVAAAEFSFFLAVPTMLAVTTYSIFLKKWNHHGVDQKGYEMIFASSENTMSFFVGNVVAFVVAVIAIKFFIGVLTKYGFKPWGWYRIIVGIVLLIYFTQFQ, translated from the coding sequence ATGGATTTAATCAGAGCAATTGTAATTGCAATTGTGGAAGGACTTACCGAGTACCTGCCTGTATCATCTACCGCTCACATGATCTTTACAAGTTCACTTTTCGGTATTCAGGAAGACGAGTTTGTAAAGATGTTTCAGGTTTCAATACAGTTTGGGGCTATTCTGGCGGTCGTGTTTCTTTACTGGAAGAAATTTCTTGACTTCTCTAACATAAAATTTTATCTGAAGCTTGCTGTAGCCGTAATTCCCGCTTTGGTCTTAGGTTATCTTTTTGATGATATGATTGAATCGGTTCTGGGCGATCCAGTACCTATTGCGGTCGTGCTTATTCTGGGCGGTATTGTACTTCTCTTCGTTGATAAATTCTTTACTACCCATACGGTGCATGACGAAAAGGAAATCACTTACAAGAAGGCCTTTACCATTGGTCTGTGGCAGTGTTTGGCCATGATGCCGGGTGTAAGCCGCAGTGCCGCTTCCATCATAGGAGGGATGCAGCAAAAACTTACCCGGGTTGCAGCCGCCGAATTTTCATTCTTCCTGGCCGTTCCCACCATGCTGGCAGTGACCACCTATTCTATTTTCCTTAAGAAGTGGAACCACCACGGTGTGGACCAGAAAGGATACGAAATGATTTTCGCGAGTTCGGAAAACACGATGAGCTTTTTTGTTGGGAATGTAGTTGCCTTTGTAGTGGCTGTGATTGCCATTAAGTTCTTTATTGGTGTCCTTACGAAGTACGGTTTCAAGCCCTGGGGCTGGTACCGCATCATTGTGGGAATTGTATTGCTGATTTATTTTACACAGTTTCAGTGA
- a CDS encoding DUF3098 domain-containing protein, whose translation MAKKTAKFSADSFGTTENKPQSPFYFGKENYRWMFIGLGLTILGFLLMMGADANTVDGKFDPNSWNEDIFSFRRIRLAPFLVVAGFAVQVYAILKRNR comes from the coding sequence ATGGCAAAGAAAACAGCAAAATTCTCCGCTGACTCTTTCGGTACGACCGAAAACAAACCCCAAAGTCCATTTTACTTTGGTAAGGAAAACTACAGATGGATGTTCATAGGTCTGGGACTTACAATCCTGGGATTTCTGCTGATGATGGGTGCCGATGCCAATACTGTAGACGGAAAATTTGATCCCAACAGCTGGAATGAAGATATTTTTTCCTTCCGCAGGATTCGTCTGGCGCCGTTTCTGGTGGTTGCCGGATTTGCCGTTCAGGTATACGCTATCCTGAAGCGGAACAGGTAA
- a CDS encoding cell division protein FtsX: protein MARTVEDFNKRRLRSSNITVVVSIALVLFLVGLSGLILINAQKYSDYLKEQLVVNAYFDQDYDAKDSLKLASQELEAVEKIKALAPVKKATYISRMQASREARVSLGIDTEKLFDAHIFPSSVEIALKPEYVDPAKVNDAIKQISTVPGIVDVKNNSESQQIYENLNKILKWILAFSILFLILAIVLINNSIRLKIFSKRFIIKTMQLVGAKRRFILMPFVKEAILLGVLGAVLGIMALFGVWYYFTSTIQTPFVQDTNQFVLLVGLIALIGIFITVLSTIFATWRFLRSNIDDLYYT from the coding sequence ATGGCGAGAACAGTGGAGGATTTTAACAAAAGAAGGCTTAGGTCTAGTAACATCACTGTGGTTGTAAGTATTGCGCTGGTGCTTTTTCTGGTCGGACTTTCCGGTCTGATTCTGATAAACGCTCAAAAATACTCCGATTATCTCAAGGAGCAGTTGGTGGTTAATGCTTATTTCGACCAGGATTATGACGCAAAGGATTCCCTGAAGCTCGCAAGTCAGGAGCTGGAAGCTGTGGAGAAGATTAAGGCACTTGCACCTGTAAAGAAAGCAACTTACATCAGCCGTATGCAAGCCAGCAGGGAAGCGAGGGTCAGTCTGGGTATCGATACCGAAAAACTTTTTGATGCGCATATCTTTCCGTCTTCTGTAGAGATTGCGTTAAAACCGGAATATGTGGATCCAGCTAAAGTAAATGACGCCATAAAGCAAATTTCCACAGTACCTGGTATCGTGGATGTGAAGAACAATTCGGAATCACAGCAGATTTACGAAAACCTGAACAAAATTCTGAAATGGATTCTTGCTTTCTCCATTCTCTTTCTGATTCTTGCAATAGTACTGATCAATAATTCCATCAGGCTGAAAATATTTTCAAAGAGATTTATCATCAAGACCATGCAGCTTGTAGGCGCTAAAAGAAGGTTTATCCTGATGCCTTTCGTGAAGGAAGCTATATTACTTGGTGTTTTAGGGGCTGTCCTCGGAATCATGGCTCTGTTCGGAGTATGGTACTATTTTACATCAACAATCCAGACACCATTTGTTCAGGATACCAACCAATTTGTGCTGCTTGTAGGATTAATTGCACTTATCGGAATATTCATCACTGTACTGAGCACAATATTCGCAACCTGGAGATTCCTGAGGTCTAATATCGACGATTTATACTATACTTAA
- the rsmA gene encoding 16S rRNA (adenine(1518)-N(6)/adenine(1519)-N(6))-dimethyltransferase RsmA has protein sequence MSVRAKKHLGQHFLTDENIAKDIVNGLTGSGYETIVEVGPGMGVLTKYLLETDRKIFLAEIDEESITYLKKNYGTVEDQTFIGDFLKTDFEFSGQQQTAVIGNFPYNISSQILFKIIDHHMIIPEMVGMFQKEVAERTAAVPRTKSYGILSVLVQAYYDVEYLFTVHENVFNPPPKVKSGVIRLTRNLKPGLEGNEHLFKQIVKAGFNQRRKKLSNSLKILEIPEVLQDHEFMDKRAEELSIEDFISFASLWKSQK, from the coding sequence ATGAGCGTACGGGCAAAAAAACACCTCGGACAACACTTCCTTACGGACGAAAACATTGCAAAAGACATAGTGAACGGTCTTACCGGTTCCGGTTATGAAACCATCGTGGAGGTAGGTCCAGGTATGGGTGTACTGACCAAGTACCTGCTGGAAACAGACCGCAAAATATTTCTTGCAGAAATTGACGAAGAATCCATCACTTACCTGAAGAAAAATTACGGCACTGTTGAAGACCAAACCTTCATAGGGGATTTCCTGAAAACCGATTTTGAGTTTTCGGGTCAACAGCAAACCGCCGTTATCGGCAATTTCCCGTATAACATATCATCTCAAATCCTGTTTAAGATCATAGACCATCATATGATCATTCCGGAAATGGTGGGAATGTTTCAGAAGGAAGTGGCGGAAAGGACGGCAGCTGTACCGAGGACCAAAAGCTACGGAATACTGTCGGTCCTTGTTCAGGCTTATTATGATGTTGAATATCTTTTCACCGTTCACGAGAACGTCTTCAACCCACCGCCGAAGGTGAAATCAGGCGTAATCCGACTCACACGCAATCTAAAGCCAGGTCTGGAGGGCAACGAACATCTCTTCAAACAGATCGTTAAAGCCGGCTTCAACCAAAGACGGAAAAAGCTGTCCAACTCGCTGAAAATACTGGAAATTCCGGAAGTTCTTCAGGATCATGAGTTCATGGATAAACGAGCTGAAGAACTTTCTATTGAAGACTTTATTTCGTTCGCAAGTCTTTGGAAAAGCCAGAAATAA
- a CDS encoding choice-of-anchor L domain-containing protein gives MLNYRLKNYFSISFIALSLLTTTSVFGQKTRPPAMKEINPLAKAGDFIDVNVAPYPESNFTPAQLVTDVLVGASPTCGTPNISNVTISPNQPVTDNNRFWGYFNKGTSQFPFDEGIVLTTGFARKAGNLAETFTLGDVTGTNSDPDLVAATNPSAALHNAVVLEFDFVPASTQMKFNYIFASEEYDGGFPCLGYDDAFALLLKPNTPGATYTNIAVLPGGAGPVTATNIVPASFSCGPINAQYFGSLPPNQTNYYGRTIPLEATATVIPGQSYHIKMVIADARDSGYDSAVFLEAGSFDIGVQILNPNGVALPAEVEMCDNTPQSLTASVQVPGATYQWSLNGNIISGATNPTYVATAPGVYSIQVFVPGNQCPGEASVTILGGTSPVVNNITFTQCYAPGNVNFNLNLTTTAISSTPGVTYAFYEDLADAQAQNANVIANPGAFSSPGNVTVYALVKSGFCPKIAEIQLVKAPQITVDIAPPPAINCTNPQVTLLATSSTYPAGSVFSWVATNGGYIFSGANTLTPVVAAGGNYTLTITKAYQPGDVVCSATGTVTVQENFTPPTVTVSASDMKVCAGYPVVLTATGGATYVWNTNASPLNVITVAPTQTTTYTVYSVGANGCQSTNPATITIEVIPAITTTLQPVAGQICVGDSIILDAGAGPAYTYEWKDEDDIVIGNSQTVTVDEMGIYTVTIGNGECTATFSTQVVQAQIPQVINADFQTNTLTLTASNPSNGPLEYSIDNGFTWQDSNVFTNVAANITLNLQVRVKHTSCVGELPFFTLHIQNVITPNGDGVNDVLDLSGISRYKDFGASVYDRYGKEIWRATKDAAIWTGRFQSKTLPTSTYWYQVKYEDPANKNPINKTGWIMLKNRE, from the coding sequence ATGCTTAATTATCGATTAAAAAACTACTTTAGTATTTCTTTTATTGCGCTGAGCCTGCTGACCACTACCTCAGTGTTTGGTCAGAAAACGCGGCCACCGGCAATGAAAGAAATAAATCCATTAGCCAAAGCCGGGGATTTCATTGATGTGAATGTGGCCCCTTATCCAGAGTCCAACTTTACCCCCGCTCAACTCGTAACAGATGTATTAGTGGGCGCGTCGCCTACGTGCGGGACTCCCAATATTTCGAACGTGACTATTTCGCCGAATCAGCCGGTAACGGATAATAATCGTTTTTGGGGCTATTTCAATAAAGGAACGTCGCAGTTTCCATTTGATGAAGGGATCGTACTGACAACAGGATTTGCACGTAAAGCCGGGAATCTTGCCGAAACTTTCACACTTGGCGATGTTACAGGAACAAACAGTGATCCGGACTTGGTAGCCGCAACCAATCCATCAGCAGCACTTCATAATGCTGTAGTTCTGGAATTTGATTTCGTACCAGCCAGCACACAAATGAAGTTTAACTACATTTTTGCCTCAGAAGAATATGATGGCGGGTTCCCCTGTCTGGGTTATGATGATGCATTTGCTTTACTTCTGAAACCAAATACACCGGGGGCAACCTATACAAATATTGCAGTACTTCCCGGAGGAGCCGGCCCGGTAACAGCCACTAATATCGTTCCTGCAAGCTTTTCATGCGGACCGATTAATGCGCAGTACTTCGGCTCGCTGCCTCCTAACCAAACCAATTATTACGGCCGTACCATACCGCTGGAAGCAACAGCAACAGTTATTCCGGGTCAGTCCTACCATATTAAGATGGTAATTGCCGATGCCAGGGACAGTGGCTATGATTCAGCTGTATTCCTGGAGGCCGGCTCATTTGATATTGGTGTTCAGATTCTTAACCCAAATGGCGTTGCCTTACCGGCAGAGGTGGAAATGTGTGATAACACGCCCCAGTCCCTTACTGCTTCAGTACAGGTACCGGGAGCTACATATCAGTGGTCTTTGAACGGTAATATCATTTCCGGGGCTACCAATCCTACATATGTGGCAACTGCACCGGGTGTCTATTCGATCCAGGTTTTTGTTCCCGGAAATCAGTGTCCTGGCGAGGCTTCAGTGACTATCCTTGGTGGAACTTCTCCGGTGGTCAACAATATTACCTTTACCCAGTGTTATGCACCGGGTAATGTAAATTTCAACCTGAATCTTACTACGACCGCTATAAGCAGTACGCCTGGAGTTACGTACGCCTTTTATGAGGATCTGGCAGATGCTCAAGCTCAGAATGCGAACGTTATTGCAAATCCGGGAGCCTTTTCAAGTCCTGGTAACGTAACAGTTTATGCTTTGGTGAAATCAGGATTCTGTCCTAAAATAGCTGAAATTCAGTTGGTGAAGGCTCCACAGATTACCGTGGATATCGCTCCGCCACCAGCCATTAACTGTACGAATCCGCAGGTAACCTTGCTTGCGACCAGTTCTACCTATCCGGCAGGCTCCGTATTCAGTTGGGTTGCAACAAATGGTGGATATATTTTCTCCGGCGCCAATACACTTACACCGGTGGTGGCTGCAGGTGGAAATTACACATTGACCATTACAAAAGCTTACCAGCCAGGAGATGTTGTATGTTCTGCAACAGGAACGGTAACGGTTCAGGAGAACTTTACCCCACCTACGGTTACTGTATCGGCAAGTGACATGAAAGTGTGCGCAGGCTATCCTGTAGTGCTTACTGCCACGGGGGGTGCCACCTACGTATGGAACACCAATGCTTCACCGTTAAATGTGATTACCGTGGCTCCCACACAGACTACAACTTATACGGTTTATTCAGTTGGTGCAAACGGATGTCAGTCTACCAATCCTGCAACAATAACTATCGAAGTAATTCCTGCTATAACCACAACACTGCAGCCTGTAGCTGGTCAGATTTGTGTGGGCGACAGCATCATCCTGGATGCAGGTGCAGGCCCGGCATATACTTACGAGTGGAAGGATGAAGATGATATAGTTATCGGAAATTCGCAAACCGTAACAGTAGATGAAATGGGGATCTATACGGTAACTATCGGTAATGGAGAATGTACAGCAACCTTCTCAACACAGGTGGTGCAGGCACAGATTCCACAGGTGATCAATGCAGATTTCCAGACCAATACACTTACCCTTACGGCCAGTAATCCTAGTAACGGACCGCTTGAATATTCTATTGACAACGGATTTACGTGGCAGGATTCCAATGTATTCACTAACGTGGCTGCAAACATTACCCTTAACCTTCAGGTTCGTGTGAAACATACAAGTTGCGTAGGGGAACTGCCTTTCTTTACGCTTCACATACAAAATGTGATTACGCCAAACGGAGATGGTGTGAATGACGTACTGGATCTTAGCGGAATCAGCCGCTACAAAGACTTCGGAGCTTCAGTATACGACCGTTACGGAAAAGAAATCTGGAGAGCGACTAAAGATGCAGCTATCTGGACAGGAAGATTCCAAAGTAAGACATTGCCAACTTCTACTTATTGGTATCAGGTTAAGTATGAGGATCCTGCAAACAAGAATCCAATTAACAAAACTGGCTGGATCATGTTGAAAAACAGGGAATAA
- a CDS encoding DUF1003 domain-containing protein — translation MKVTERAAEKITVLEGIANAVMWWIGSIPSLIVHTLLFLTAFMLPIFNLVDFDKMLLVLTTVLSLEAIYLAIFIQMSVNRSSEHIEVLRDDVMEIQEDIEDIQEDIEEISEDIEEISDDIEDIQEDIEDIAEDEDEEAPIERAKNVMLKSHVTTNKTAIKTLRDKIKELEDQIENLKTE, via the coding sequence ATGAAAGTAACAGAACGAGCCGCTGAGAAGATAACTGTATTGGAAGGAATCGCAAACGCAGTGATGTGGTGGATTGGGTCCATACCATCTCTTATCGTTCATACCCTTTTGTTTCTTACCGCTTTTATGCTCCCCATTTTTAATCTGGTAGATTTCGATAAGATGCTGCTGGTACTGACTACTGTACTTTCACTGGAAGCCATTTATCTTGCCATCTTCATCCAGATGTCTGTGAACCGCAGTTCCGAACATATTGAAGTGCTGAGGGATGACGTTATGGAGATTCAGGAAGATATTGAAGATATACAGGAAGATATAGAAGAGATTTCCGAAGACATCGAGGAGATCAGTGATGATATTGAGGATATTCAGGAGGACATTGAGGATATCGCGGAAGATGAAGATGAGGAAGCTCCCATTGAACGTGCTAAAAATGTGATGCTGAAAAGCCATGTAACCACAAATAAAACAGCTATCAAAACATTGCGTGACAAAATTAAAGAATTGGAAGACCAGATTGAGAATCTTAAAACCGAGTAA
- a CDS encoding TIGR02757 family protein has translation MNFTELKDFLDLKADLYNHPDFIENDPIQIPHRFSLKQDIEISGFLTATISWGNRKSILKSAGKILDFMDGSPYDFVKNFKEADLLPLTEKSIHRTFNGEDLSHFIRNLGRIYQQTDTLEDLFLLQEGETDFYHSLERFRTDFLGITSHRSAKHVSSTYKNSSAKRLMMYLRWMVRQDSRQVDFGLWTRLKPAFLSIPLDVHTGNMGRQLKLISRKQNDWKTVAEMDVMLRKMDSADPARYDFALFGMGVNGEF, from the coding sequence ATGAATTTTACTGAACTGAAGGATTTCCTGGACCTTAAGGCCGATCTTTATAATCACCCGGATTTTATTGAAAACGATCCTATTCAGATTCCGCACCGTTTCTCCTTAAAACAGGATATAGAAATCTCTGGATTTCTAACCGCTACCATTTCCTGGGGCAACCGTAAATCTATACTGAAGTCGGCAGGTAAGATTCTGGATTTTATGGATGGTTCTCCCTATGATTTCGTTAAGAATTTTAAAGAGGCAGACCTGCTGCCGCTGACGGAAAAAAGCATACACCGCACTTTCAACGGCGAAGACCTTAGTCACTTTATCCGGAACCTGGGGCGGATTTACCAGCAAACTGATACGTTGGAAGACCTGTTCCTGCTACAGGAGGGCGAGACTGACTTTTACCACAGCCTGGAACGTTTCAGAACCGATTTTCTTGGAATAACCAGTCACCGCTCGGCCAAGCATGTCAGTTCTACATACAAAAATTCTTCGGCGAAGAGACTTATGATGTACCTTCGCTGGATGGTCAGGCAGGACAGCCGGCAGGTGGATTTTGGACTGTGGACACGCCTGAAACCCGCGTTTTTATCAATACCGCTTGATGTTCACACAGGTAATATGGGCAGGCAGCTTAAACTGATTTCCCGTAAGCAGAATGACTGGAAAACCGTAGCCGAAATGGATGTAATGTTGAGGAAAATGGACAGTGCCGATCCTGCCCGCTATGATTTTGCACTTTTCGGGATGGGCGTAAACGGTGAATTTTAA
- a CDS encoding glycoside hydrolase family 10 protein, with protein MNVRHLKLSLFLTVATVVSCATQQTDISSTSGAGSNGAVKNAPVKTVTAPVPVPVVLPEVKREFRGAWIATVANINWPTRNNLSSEQQKAEAIRLLDLLQDLNFNAVIFQARPSADALYNSSYEPWSYFLTGQTGKGPGYDPLEFWITESHKRGMELHVWLNPYRAFHTTGGAVTAESMVKRMPSEIVKLRNGTYWFDPANPKTQDHVSNVVKDIVKRYDIDGLHFDDYFYPYREYNGGKDFPDDKSWNTYLASGGTLSRADWRRGNVNKFIKRIYDEIKVEKNHVKFGISPFGIWKPGFPADITGSSQYDELFADAKLWLNEGWVDYFSPQLYWKEEGPQRFSSLLKWWDSENLRKRHLWPGLNTVGIKGVSDKSAEIVGQIKTSRNILKESDGEIHYSVAGLLQNPEMVNALKNGPYHDKALVPRTPWLKTTILDKPLLKYSNGGSTALVEWSAKDMQKVKRWVLYTRYGDQWETEILDLADRSRSLALNKAGKKLQAVTVRAVDRLGNESAYEVKSID; from the coding sequence ATGAACGTCCGCCATCTTAAACTATCTCTTTTTCTTACAGTCGCAACTGTTGTTTCCTGCGCCACACAGCAAACTGATATAAGTTCAACATCAGGGGCTGGATCCAACGGTGCGGTTAAAAATGCACCTGTAAAAACAGTTACTGCGCCGGTACCTGTGCCGGTGGTTTTACCGGAAGTTAAGCGTGAGTTTCGCGGTGCGTGGATTGCCACGGTAGCAAACATCAACTGGCCTACACGAAATAACCTTAGTTCTGAGCAGCAGAAGGCTGAGGCCATCCGCTTGCTGGATCTTTTGCAGGACCTCAATTTTAATGCGGTTATCTTTCAGGCGCGCCCGTCTGCCGATGCGCTTTACAATAGTTCCTACGAACCCTGGTCCTACTTCCTTACGGGACAGACCGGTAAAGGACCTGGTTATGATCCGCTGGAATTCTGGATCACCGAATCTCATAAAAGAGGTATGGAGCTGCACGTCTGGCTTAATCCCTACCGTGCTTTTCATACTACAGGTGGTGCAGTGACCGCAGAATCAATGGTGAAAAGAATGCCGTCAGAAATTGTTAAGCTTAGGAACGGAACCTATTGGTTCGATCCGGCAAATCCCAAAACACAGGATCATGTTTCCAATGTGGTAAAAGATATTGTAAAACGATATGACATAGACGGACTTCACTTTGACGACTATTTCTACCCCTACCGCGAATATAACGGTGGCAAAGATTTTCCGGATGATAAGTCCTGGAATACCTATCTGGCTTCAGGCGGAACACTCTCACGTGCCGACTGGCGCCGCGGGAATGTGAACAAGTTTATCAAACGCATTTATGATGAAATTAAGGTTGAAAAAAACCATGTGAAGTTTGGTATATCACCATTCGGGATTTGGAAGCCGGGTTTCCCTGCAGATATTACCGGATCCTCCCAATATGATGAGCTTTTTGCTGATGCCAAACTTTGGCTGAATGAAGGTTGGGTGGATTATTTTTCGCCACAGCTTTACTGGAAGGAAGAGGGACCGCAGCGTTTCAGTTCGCTTCTTAAATGGTGGGATTCCGAGAATCTCCGTAAGCGTCATCTCTGGCCCGGACTTAATACTGTAGGAATAAAAGGGGTGTCTGATAAATCTGCGGAAATTGTAGGTCAGATTAAAACTTCAAGGAATATTTTAAAGGAAAGTGATGGTGAAATCCATTACAGTGTTGCCGGATTGCTGCAGAATCCAGAGATGGTTAATGCTCTGAAAAATGGTCCTTACCACGATAAGGCATTAGTTCCGCGTACACCCTGGCTTAAAACAACTATTCTGGACAAACCGTTGCTTAAATATTCAAACGGCGGCTCAACAGCCCTGGTCGAGTGGTCCGCAAAAGATATGCAGAAAGTGAAACGCTGGGTACTGTACACCCGATACGGTGACCAGTGGGAAACTGAGATTCTTGACCTGGCAGACCGGTCCCGCAGTTTGGCACTAAATAAGGCAGGTAAAAAGCTGCAGGCTGTAACAGTCCGTGCAGTGGACCGTTTGGGTAACGAAAGTGCTTACGAAGTAAAGTCAATAGATTAA